The Natrinema pellirubrum DSM 15624 region GTCACGGCCGAGATCGAGCCCGGGGTCACCTTCGACTACATGACCTTCGAGGGGCAGGTGCCTGGACCGATGCTCCGGGTTCGCCGCGGCGACCGAGTGAACCTCACCTTCGATGTCCCCGACGACCTGAACGTGGCCGCCCACAACATGGACTTCCACGCGGTCTACGGCCCCGGCGGCGGTGCCGACGCGACCACGATCGCGCCCGGCGACGACCCCACCCAGATCAGCTTCACCGCCGATTACGCCGGCGTGTTCATCTATCACTGTGCGATCCCGAACATGGATCAGCACATCAGTAGCGGCATGTTCGGCTCGATCCTCGTCGAACCCGAGGACGGTCTGCCCGAGGTCGACAACGAGTTCTACCTCGGTCAGCACGAGATCTACACGGACGGTGACCTCGGCGAGGAAGGCCACCACGGCTTCGACTTCGATGCGATGCTCAAAGAAGAGCCGACCTACGTGGTCTTCAACGGCCAGGCCTACGGCTTCACCCCCGACGGCGGCGTCCCCATGGAGGCCAACACTGGCGAAACCGCCCGGGTGTACTTCGCCAACGGCGGCCCGAACCTGCTGAGTTCCTGGCACGCCATCGGCAACGTCTGGAGTCGCTTCTACCGCGACGGCGACCTCCTGACCG contains the following coding sequences:
- the nirK gene encoding copper-containing nitrite reductase, with product MQAIGATGALAVAGCLGGDTQTDSGNGDQSAAEDEGLPAAKTVDVDRIARDPTDIPDPVDWNEPREHDVTIRTERVTAEIEPGVTFDYMTFEGQVPGPMLRVRRGDRVNLTFDVPDDLNVAAHNMDFHAVYGPGGGADATTIAPGDDPTQISFTADYAGVFIYHCAIPNMDQHISSGMFGSILVEPEDGLPEVDNEFYLGQHEIYTDGDLGEEGHHGFDFDAMLKEEPTYVVFNGQAYGFTPDGGVPMEANTGETARVYFANGGPNLLSSWHAIGNVWSRFYRDGDLLTDPDRNVETAPVAPGTTAAAEMEFPVPGPVKIVDHALTRAARRGALGVVDVSGEPTRDIYDEDP